A part of Scleropages formosus chromosome 3, fSclFor1.1, whole genome shotgun sequence genomic DNA contains:
- the cenpl gene encoding centromere protein L, translating into MENQESPPPATPRSGRAPGGGKSYAGRSRRSLGVELTNIGITPGQLTGLRAPTSRGFPKSRNITEHVDPEQIALLVKNEWKLSYVTPLYQFRHVQLKSYSKQLSAFIVSEKQQGIAVEIGLETNFKVVFSVVLGLAETEDDAETVFIQIHSKPPFAGDGDVPKIIWSGWLTCVGGNPDYLRSLPSGFVCLPLFCASGSESLTSLVKLWFERTFDCSFGTLNLNSTYLQWLASMWTGCHHVSSIRYLKLVWNLPAQPPLDISYTVHPQDAWDLWNSVREQDSTGDTIGINEVERFMKGLESHFFRHFRIYLSAGMLTKVSTAFGSAHCDGKIKITSSDFINHVLILLTECALLKMPI; encoded by the exons ATGGAGAATCAAGAGAG CCctccccccgcgaccccgcgaAGCGGCAGAGCTCCCGGCGGCGGTAAGAGCTACGCCGGCCGCTCGCGACGgagcctcggtgtggagctcacCAACATCGGCATCACCCCGGGCCAGCTGACCGGCCTGAGGGCCCCGACGAGCCGTGGGTTCCCCAAGTCACGAAACATCACC GAACACGTGGATCCTGAGCAGATAGCTCTTCTGGTGAAGAATGAGTGGAAGCTCTCATATGTCACTCCTCTGTATCAGTTCAGACACGTGCAGCTCAAGTCTTACTCCAAGCAGCTGTCAGCCTTCATCGTATCAGAGAAGCAGCAGGGCATAGCGGTGGAAATTGGACTGGAGACCAACTTCAAGGTGGTCTTTTCAGTCGTCTTAGGCCTGGCGGAGACCGAAGATGATGCAGAAACTGTCTTTATACAG ATCCATTCCAAACCCCCATTTGCTGGAGACGGTGATGTTCCCAAGATCATCTGGAGTGGATGGTTGACTTGTGTCGGTGGCAATCCAGATTACCTTAGGTCCCTGCCCTCCGGATTTGTCTGTTTGCCCTTGTTTTGCGCCAGTGGATCAGAGTCGCTCACATCGCTCGTAAAGTTATGGTTTGAGAGGACGTTTGACTGCTCCTTTGGCACACTAAACTTAAATTCCACTTATCTCCAATGGCTTGCTTCTATGTGGACTGGGTGTCATCATGTCTCCAGCATTAGATACCTGAAACTGGTCTGGAACTTGCCTGCCCAGCCCCCTTTGGACATTTCATATACAGTCCACCCGCAAGACGCCTGGGATTTGTGGAACAGTGTCCGGGAACAGGACAGCACAGGAGACACCATTGGTATTAACGAAGTTGAACGTTTCATGAAAGGACTCGAGTCACATTTCTTCAGGCACTTCAGGATTTACCTGTCTGCAGGGATGTTAACAAAGGTTTCCACTGCATTTGGTTCTGCGCACTGTGATGGAAAGATTAAG atCACAAGCAGTGACTTTATCAACCATGTATTGATTCTGCTGACAGAATGTGCTCTACTGAAAATGCCCATCTGA